GGCTTAATGTTTGTTTGCTGTCTCAGAAATGCTGTCCCAGATTCAATTCAAGTGGTTTCCAGAGTAACTTTCCTGATACTAAAATCCTTCTGAATTCCCCTACCGAGAGCCAGTCAAAACTTGCTGCGTACCTGTGTGTGTTTGCGCCTGGGGGAAGCAGTGGATATCTTTTCGTGCACCTACGTAAAAAGGGGGTTCATGTGACATCGATACTCCGAGTAGGGCCACAGGTGCTCAGACTGACAGTGCTGAAGTCTGAACCTGGATCTTTCCTGGTGTAACTCTGGCCTCACTTCGGAGGTGGAATATTTAGAGTTTAACTTTCTCATAGCTGTGAGGAGATGGGAACGTCAGCAAGAGTAACATAAGGCAAAGCTTGTGTGTGTCATTGGAGGAACAATCAACAAAGTTATGTAAATAAATGAGCTATATGCATGCAGCCTGTTTAATTTGGTATGTTTGactatttcagctttttttcttcaagctgGTAACTGTGATCTCAGATAAAACTCCTTCGTATGTGAGGGTCAAAGAATGAATAAGAGCCTGTTAATAGAGGATAGTGGGAGTTGTAAAGAAGGGAGGACAGGAATAGCATCTGCCTAAAGATTTTTCGGTTTAGCTTTGGCAGCTCTGTAAAATGGAGCAAGGGATGAAAACACTGGTCCTGGCATTTATTCTGGACTGTCTTGATAAATTGAGTGGATGGTAATAAAGAGTTAGCTGAAAAGCGGCATTTTCTGAGTGGTGGACCCTCAAACTTGTGGTCTCGTGGAAGCGTGTGATATGCTAGCCGTAAATTAACTGACAAGGGATATTATGTCCTTGTGACTGGAAACAAGTGTACACATTTACTGTACAAGGATCCTTCCAAATGTAATTGTCAAAGatgcagaaaagtggcaatatgaATTTTGTGGCTTGTCCTGAAATTAAATTGATATTGTGTTAATATATAACTTAAATTTCTAGATCTTTTAAAGCTAACTCCTGACTATTCAAGATAAAATTAGTTTGAATATATGAAGTGAGATAGTGTGGATTTTAGGGGAGTTACTTGCTATGCTTGCTATCTTGCAGCTGTCTTTTTGATTACACTCAAAAGTAATTTTTTGCCTCCATGGCTAATATAGAAtgttttactttcctctttttatttttctctggagGAAAGTTTCTAAGCATAAAGCTAATATGTGAATTTACAACGCACTGGCTATTCTGCACAAGCTTCCTCACTGATGCTCAAAGTACTTCAGGTTTTTTGCACGTTGGCTTTCAAAATAGACTAAGCTGCCTTGCACTTCAGTGTTACCTATATCTATGTGGAGAGTTCATAATAAGCATAAGCAATGTGCCTGTTAAATAGTAAGGTAGCTTGTACAATCTACAGAAAATGGATTTTTGTATAGAACAGGCACATGTGGATCTTTCTCTGGATTTgactttctgtgtgtgtgtgcatatatatttacttatttttattttattttaaggattGGACCTACCCCATGAGGAGAGAGATGCAGGTATGGCACACTTCAGTTTTTTCATTTGAGCAAAAAATCTAGTGGTGCattcagcaagaaaaataaactgcCCTGCAAAAGAGCTGGTATCAAAATCAGACTTTAGATGTAAAGTATCAGGCATCGCTGTGGAAGAGATATGATTCTCCAAAGGAGGAAAGATAGGAGTTTAATCACTCTCAAACATGCCTCACATATGGATGAGTGCAGTTCCAGTGATAGCAGCTTTACGCTGATCCCCTGCAGTTCATCGGGAACTCTGTAGAGCAAGGCATTTTAGTGGGGAGAGGGTTGCCAGTTAGAACGAAGGCACGCTTGGGTCTCTGTTGTGcaagtacaaaataaaaagagcatttgGTGAGTCTTGTCCTTTTCCCTCGGAATCGCCCAAATGTATTATTTTGTCTTCATGAATGTTCTTAAGAGGTGGTCGCTAAAATATGTTGGAGCTTTGCTTTTTGACTTAAATTTTGTTAGGTGTTCTCAAGTAGGAGGCCTGAACAACTAAAACTTTCACATCATGTCAGCTAAATTTTTGCTCAGGATAAGTTCTTTAGATGTATCTGACTTTAATGATGGGGAGACAACtggttaaaaatgaatatttttctacTAGTAGTGTAAAGCTAGCAGACTTACTGTGTGTGTATCAGGTAACGAGTTCCCTTGAAGCCCGCATTTGACCTGAGGCTGAGTAAGGTTTGGCAATCTAACCTGAACTTAATCCAAATAAAGGACTTAATTTCTATTCCAAATAAGATCCCCTACACAAAGATCATGTTTCTTTTATTCTGCCAAACTGATTTTCCCTTACCCTGTTATAAATGACACTTGATATCATGTCTCTCACTAACATGTAAATTACTTGTTTCCATGGCCATAGTTTGGGTTGAATgcaatgtattattttaaataattttgagtTGGTAttaaatgtctgtttttttccatgctcTAGGAAATTTTACCTGGGTTATTTTTAGGCCCATATTCTTCAGCTATGAAAAGCAAGGTATGACTTTTTTCAGAATAGTCTCTCATAAGGAGACTTTGCTGTGGTGATCTGTTACTGTGGGAATATGTTCAAATGTATGCATGTATCTCTATACCTGTAATTTATTCACAGCAATTAATACAATCCTTTAGCATTTTTCATGTTCCATTTCAATCAAGGTAATATATTATGCATTTATGTGATGGGTCCTTTAGCCTGAAGGATAATCTGACTGGGCCAGGTGTCTATGCCTCCCTCTTCCCAGAGTGGGTCTGAACTACCCCGTCCCTCAATTGTATGTTGGGTATGTTGACCCTTAAGACTGGTTTTATTAACAATCATGCAAGCTAGAGagttattttaggaaaaaataaaaaagaaccttGATTGTCATGTGGCTTAAGAAGATAGACACACACCTGTGCGTGCATACTCTAGCTGGTCAGCCTTACCTTTTACttgcaaaccaaaaaaaaaattgcaggttTGAAGTGACTTTCTTTCTAATTGCAGTGAGCATTTATGCTCTGGAGTTTCTGTattaaaattctgaattttatagttaaagaatttttcttagaaaaaagtaAACATCTGAGGTTTGAACATTACTGGTGCAGACAATCTGTTTCATTTACTAAAAGTGTTGCGAGGTAAGTCAAAGCTGGAAAGTTGCATCTGTGTAGTAAAATAAGGTAAATAGCAGTGCTTGACTTTATTATAGATGCAAAGGAAAAGGTTGTATATGCAAGTCTATGTCACAGTTTAAGTGCTCTGACCTTCAGTGGTCTGACTGCAGCAAGAATCCAATGCGAGCTGAAAATTACTACAACAAGCAGGAACTTGCAATTTCAGGAGAACTGAAATGTGGGCAGAGACAAACAAGCTTGCTAAATGTCGTCTTTGTTGCATGTTCTTTTTATCGTTGTTAGGAATGTTTCTTCTTGTAACTCCTAATGgttgtgttttgtcttttttgaaagacaaaataattGTTCATGCTATGCTTTGAATATCAGAAAACTAGCCCTAATTTTCCTTGAGGACCTCATCTAATCCTATTGTATATTTAagtatagcttttctttttattactctGTAATTAAGTGGATTCTGTATTTaaacctgacttttttttctttttccgcAGCTACCTATACTTCAGAAACATGGAATAACCCATGTAATATGCATACGGCAAAACATTGAAGCAAATTTTATTAAACCGAACTTCCAACAGTTATTTAGGTAAGAAATGAACATAACATTCAAAACTGTAAACaatgaacattttccttttaaaagtctTGTTTGGTGTTaacaaggtgttttttttttttttttttttttgctagtgttCTTCCCAAGTATTTTCATGTCAAAATTgtcaaattgttttaaaaaaaaaaagatattgaaaaGACTCTTGAATCCAAACCATCAAGTATGTTCATCCTGCTAAATTCTGGACACGAACAAGTCCACAAATGAGAAATATCCATTATTTTACAGTAGTCGTCTTCACTCATTAAATTTAGTTCTGAGTACAGTCTGTGCTGTTAATAGTTAAAAGCACCTGGCACTAACTTGATCAGAAAATGTGTACCTCTGAAAAAGCTGCCAGAAAGGCTGCAGAAAAGAATATTGGCCCTTATTTACATATTGGTGTTGAGGATGTGAGTATATAATATATTACTTTCAAACACAGGTGAGTGCTGTAGCATAGCACTGCTGGATTTCTTCTGGGTTTTTGTTAGGGGTATTGGAGAATACCCTCACTTACTTCCTCACTTACTTGTCTTTATCACAGCTCAGGAGGTGGCTGGCTTGTGGTAGTTGTGGAGCTCAGACTGGAAAGTGAAGCCATGTGGGCAGTGTTGACTTCCTTATTCAGGCTTGACTACTGTAGCAGGGCTGAGTCATCCGCACATGTAGATGTGGTGGCAACATTCAGTGTTGTGTACTCACAGTAATTGTTTTCGTTGCAGGTATTTAGTCTTGGATATTGCAGATAATCCAGTGGAAAATATAATACGATTTTTCCCTATGGTAAGTATTTGTGTATTAATATGAACAGATTGGGACTGAAGTTGTCCAGTAAGATTTTTCTGAATTGACAGATAGGAAGTTTCAAATCTGGGATGCCCAAGCTGAGGCACCTTAGGAGTTGTCAGCCCTGCTGTACGCCTGCTAAGTAACAGGGCGGATTATCTCGACTCTGCCTCACTTCTTATGCTTACAGAAAAGAGTTACAAATTGTCTGAGAGCGCAGTGTcatgttattttttctctctctttttcttaatttctgagcactcagtattttctgtttttaaaaaaaaggtcatGGGAGAATGCCAGTTATTTTGGAACCCCTTGGCCTGTAGGACACtttattttcccttcccccaaTGGAAAATGGAAACTAGTTGATGGAATTTAAGTTTTACAGCATCTGGAAGCATGTGTTTACTGTAGAGGACTTAAAGTTATTTTAACTTAAATAGTACCCATTACATACTGAAATTTGGAAATGGAATAAGCCCTTAGTTTTGAGCTATGATTTTGTACCCTTATTTTAGGTTTGCAACAGAGCTCAAGCGTTTTGTTCCTTCACCCAcccaaaaaagccaaaaaactcTTCTGACCTCGCTGTATATATCAGAGGTGATTGTATTTTAACTGAAGGGAAAGGCAAATCAGTTGATGAATTCATGCCTCTTCTGCTCCCTGAAGTATAACGCCTTTTGATTGAACAACATCCTTTGCAAGTCTTGTGGTTACTAACGTATTAGTAGCTCTGTGTTGGTGTATTTTTAAGAGCCCACTCTGAGTTTTCCCTACAAAAAAATTACCtagcttttgcttttcctctgttgATCAGCTGTTTCAACACTTTAGCTTAATTGTCTCTTCTATATGTGCTGCTCTGTTATGAGTTTTCTTCCATTTACTTGTATTGTTACGTCTGATGGTTGTCCTACCATCAGCATTAACTTTCTTACCAATGACTCCAGACGctgagtttcatttttttttcttacctctctGACTACAAGAAGAGATTCTGTATTTCCAGCCACTTTTGTGTCTACCAAGACTCATCTGTGCTGTAATGTCTAGGTGTTTGAAAGAAGCAGCTGAAAACAGGCAAGATTCAGCAGGATTTGGTCCATCAATACCTGGCATTATTCCAGAGAGCTCACTTGATCATGTCTCATTTTATAGATTGATTAGACTTATTTCTATAACTGAAAATGTCCTTGGAGAACTTCTGGGAAGATTTAGGAAGACAGTTACCTGTGCTGCGGCCCGGACCGTATTGGTGTTGCTGCTCTTCACCCCTTCTCCTTGCCCCCCTCCCAAGCTGTTAGGCAAAGATGTTTGGAGGTTACTTTTATTATAGCGTCATAACTCATCATGTTAGGATTGTAAGTAacacagcagatttttttgtgttttggaaaTTAAACACATCTGGGTTCACGCTACTTTTCCCTGACAATTTTATGGATAGTTAGAAGTACACAAGAAATCTAAATGTACAGTTGAAATGATGTCTAAGTCTGTAAAAACAAAGTGAGTTATTGCCACTTTGTATGGAGACTGTTATAAATTCTACCAAACTTAAATGCAAGTGGTAATAACATCTAGAATTTTGTGAAGCTGagtcttgtaatttttttctttttagactaAAGAATTTATTGATGGAAGTTTACAAAGTGGAGGTAAAATtggatttactttttttccttcatctacTAATATAGTGTTGTTAGATCTTTAAAAATTTAGTGGTATGTATTAGATGTTCTTAAGTGTGAGATCTTCTTAAATTTGTGTGTTAATTTTGGTTGACTTGAACTATATTATACAAGTTGAGAGCAAAGTGTTCTTCTCTCCTTTTGCCTCAAACTAAATAACAAAAACCTTCGTCCATCTTTTTCACTTTAACTGATATGTGTGTGAGTTCTGCCCCTTCTCTAATGAAGGGACGTAAATCTGCATCAGGATTGTAGGAATACAGATTTTGTTGCTCAAAATCCTTAGAGGAGCAGGAATCTGTGCTTCTGTATCCCAGGGCAGTAATGGGCAGCATCTAGTTAGTAATCTAGAGTGAAGTATAAGACACAGCTATTATTCTTCAGAAAGTATCTTGATTTTGCATAGCTGTTCGTAAGAGGGAGAaacttcaagattttttttttccagcctacacaagtagcttttttttctcctcaggaaaAGTTCTTGTCCATGGAAATGCAGGGATTTCTAGAAGGTATGAAActatgctttttgctttttcatttttgaaaccatgggaatatatttttttctacttttttctgtttcttttcagtgctgcctTAGTTATTGCATACATAATGGAAACGTTTGGGGTGAAGTACAGGTAAGAAGAGAATGTGGACACTGCATGGTCATGTAGTTAACCATTTGTATGAAAGGGCTGAAGTAAGAGAACACTTAACAGATAAGAAGTCTGATCCATCTGTAGGTACTAGCTTCTAAATTTGAGTGGTTTAAGTAATTAATTTTGGAGAGAATGTAAATACTTCCATATTGTTGCATAAGCCAATTGTTACCTATTGAGATGGAGTGAACACTTCCTACAAGgcagatttttccatttttctagctCAGGTTTGTTTGTACCCTTTCTTGAAGTAGGTGCCTGCTCCTAGTGGAAACAGGATGCTGGCCTAGATAGATTGATGCTTTGCTGTAAAACTGTGTATAGCAGAGGCCCCAAGAGGTTGTTGTAAGTAGTGTGTCGAAAACAGGCCAGCAAGCTGAGGATTGCAGGTGGGGATGGGCAGAGAGTATGTTACAACTACTAACTCCTGTTTTGCCCACACAGTTTGTTATACAGACCAGTTCCAGGGAGCTCTTAAAGGTTGTATATTTTCTAAGAACTGATAATCAGAAGAAAGACTCATGAAACCGTAGAGACTTGTCACAGTCTGTTCTCCACTaaagtattttctctctccttgtttTCTTAAGGGATGCGTTTACTTATGTTCAAGAAAGAAGATTCTGTATTAATCCTAATGCTGGATTTGTCCATCAACTTCAGgtgactattttttttcctggtcatAACTCAAAAGCCATTTGAATCATCTTGCTACGAAACAGCCATTTCTACTTAGGCTTAATgtatgttgtaaaaaaaaaaaaaaaaaaaaaaagcttcaaatttCAGAAGTTATGGTAGAGGTTAGGAGGAAGAAGCGTGGGTATTGTCACTCATTAGACTTGAGCTATAGAAAAGGAAATCCAGGAATGGAGGAGAAATGAAAATCCTGGTTTGTGCAGTGGCTAAGAGGCTCTGAAATAGTTCAGCTGGCAGGTAAGGAAACCTCAAAGTGGCTATTGTGTGCATCTGAGATGCTTCTTGGCAGTTGAATTCATAGATGATAAAATTCATAggtctgaaaaagcaaaatgtcatGAAGTTGCTTTATCACCATATTTCACGAGTCTATTGGGTGAATGGTGGGGAAACTTGAGGATAGTGTGCTGAAACGGATTTGCAATGTCTCTAATACATTACTTAGTTGGCTGGTGGTGAGATGATTGGAATCTCCTGAGGTGTGTGGGTGTGGTGTGTGggtgttgggctttttttttttatttccttttgaggGAGTTTGTAGCTCTGAATGTGTGACATGTCGGTAGAATGCAGCTTCAAAACTGTGCGATTTATCCTTGTAACAAATCTCTGAAGTTGCTGTATTGAAActatttggtttgtttttactgtttgaaTTGTCTGCAGGGAACAACAACGACTTCTCTAAACATTCTGacataattttttaatgaaagtttacTCTTCCTTTAAAGCCATTTCTTGTTagcctttgttttcttctgctctgcccTCCTGATACTTTGTTGTTCATGTCAGAATAGCAAAGAACCTACTTCTTTCAAATCTGTACTTTCCTGTAAGAGACCCTCTGATCTGCCCTAGTGAATTCTCTGAATTAGtccttttttctccttacaaAATACTGTACCAAGCTAATAGCAATATTTATCATCAAACTTTTTCAGGAATATGAAGCCATCTATCTAGCAAAATTAACCATCCAGATGATGTCACCACTGCAGCTGGAGAGATCGCTCTCTGTTCCACCTGGTACTACAGGTAAGAAGCCACTTTTCTCTTGTGTGATACTACCTGTGTCCTTGAAAAAGGAAGTAGCTGAACCTGGTCTTATAAGATGATTTTTCTCACTCTAAGTGAAGCCCCAGTGGTAGCAGCAAATCTCAAAGTTTTGCCTAGGACATGGCTCTGGTTAGTGTACAAACTTTTCAAACTTCAGAGTGGATTACTTAAATGTTCGGTTCTCGCCCATGTGTActtccctctgctgttttctgcatttccatGGTATGCTGTAGAACGGCTGTCCCTCTTCCTGTCCTTCAAAAGTCTTGAGTTCTGTGCAGGAAGGTTTGTAAGGACAGCAATTATGAACACTGGCTGCTTAAAATTAAGGCAGTTGCTCTGAAAGAAGGTTCTTCTGTGTGCCTAAGCAAGTAGGAAGGGGATTACGGCATGTAGAAAATGTTACTGTGATCACTTGTAAAACAAGTGCACCAGTAGCAACCCCTACTAAAGGTGAGTGAAAATGGAGTCTGGGAGTGAAGGGGTCAGTAAAATAGGTAGGTACtaagaaatttcttttccttatggAGAGGTGCAGGGGAGAAAGTGTGCTGTCAGCAACTGGCTGGGAAGAATCCTGGCCCAAGAGCTGCATGTTCTAAAAAGGCAGACTCCCTGGAAGAAGAGAGCAACAAAAGCTGCCCTGTAGTTCTACTCACAGCTGCTGCTTATTATAGCTGATATTTTAAGGTgtattcttcttcctttttccttttgtaggAAGTTTAAAGCGAATGCATGAGGAAGATGAAGAACTTGGAAACATGCAAGTGGCAGCAGCACAGAATGGATGATATCTGAGGACACCACCATTTGTATTGTCAGTTCCTGCCAAGAAAGGTGAAGAAAACTAGGGAAAAAGAACTAATAATGCAAAATGatgaacacacacacagcttCTTTTCAATTACATGTTGCTTTCAGATGTAAGTCTGCCTCTGCAACACACTAAGCAACATTTTTAAGATGTTGGACTTCTTGAATGAATAGATGGCACTGattgttttactccttttttaCACTTTACAGTTTTATTCTAAACCAAGATTTTTGGACTTGCAAAGAGGTATTATTGCAATAATGCACTTTTCATACTTGAAATTTCTTTATTTGTATGATATAAAGTTATTACTTTAAACAAAATGCAAGCTGGGGGGATTTGTTTATAAAGTTATTTGTGTAATTTATAACAAGAGACTTTAGTAAAGAAAAAGTTTGCTAAAATTCACTTTGTTCTCAGTGTATATTATGACCATGCTCTTAGAAATGTGGCTTTACAAACTGCACTATGCACTACTGTTGACAGGTGTGCAACAGCAGTGCTCTGATTAGTATTAACTCTTTACCATGTTAGAAAACCTCATTATATACTGAATTATTTTGAGACTGACATTGAGGCCAGTTTAA
This window of the Dromaius novaehollandiae isolate bDroNov1 chromosome 5, bDroNov1.hap1, whole genome shotgun sequence genome carries:
- the STYX gene encoding serine/threonine/tyrosine-interacting protein, yielding MELAKPAFPALPQAKEDSEDWTYPMRREMQEILPGLFLGPYSSAMKSKLPILQKHGITHVICIRQNIEANFIKPNFQQLFRYLVLDIADNPVENIIRFFPMTKEFIDGSLQSGGKVLVHGNAGISRSAALVIAYIMETFGVKYRDAFTYVQERRFCINPNAGFVHQLQEYEAIYLAKLTIQMMSPLQLERSLSVPPGTTGSLKRMHEEDEELGNMQVAAAQNG